In Arvicanthis niloticus isolate mArvNil1 chromosome 4, mArvNil1.pat.X, whole genome shotgun sequence, a single window of DNA contains:
- the Mindy1 gene encoding ubiquitin carboxyl-terminal hydrolase MINDY-1 produces the protein MEQPQAECPAPSKANSAETVESEKHEALSGPEKHPQDEDSTDAGPEKHPQDKNSAAADGAAGEQEPGDQTLPPAQDGENLECPPPEASPSPSGPPCGISSEVKTTEACSRPQELPQSPRIQQPDLDFYCVKWIPWKGERTPIITQSSNGPCPLLAIMNILFLQWKVKLPPQKEVITSDELLTHLGNCLLSIKPQEKSEGLQLNFQQNVDDAMTVLPKLATGLDVNVRFTGVSDFEYTPECSIFDLLGIPLYHGWLVDPQSPEAVSAVGKLSYNQLVEKIITCKHSSDSNLVTEGLIAEQFLETTAAQLTYHGLCELTAAAKEDELSVFFRNNHFSTMTKHKSHLYLLVTDQGFLQEEQVVWESLHNVDGDSCFCDSDFHLSHSLGKSHGAEGGSGSPEKQLQVDQDYLIALSLQQQQPQGMLGLSDLELAQQLQQEEYQQQQAVQPVRTRAPSPQGRGATSGRPAGERRQRSKTESDCVLL, from the exons ATGGAACAACCTCAGGCTGAGTGCCCAGCCCCTAGTAAGGCCAATAGTGCAGAAACAGTTGAATCTGAAAAACATGAGGCCCTGTCTGGACCAGAGAAGCATCCTCAGGACGAGGACAGTACAGATGCTGGACCAGAGAAGCATCCTCAGGACAAGAACAGTGCAGCTGCTGATGGGGCAGCTGGAGAACAGGAGCCAGGAGACCAAACTTTGCCACCAGCCCAGGATGGGGAAAATCTTGAGTGTCCTCCTCCTGAAGCTAGCCCAAGTCCTTCTGGACCACCTTGTGGGATTTCATCTGAGGTAAAGACAACAGAGGCATGTTCCAGGCCACAGGAGCTTCCCCAGTCCCCCAGGATCCAACAGCCTGATTTAGATTTCTACTGTGTCAAGTGGATCCCTTGGAAGGGAGAACGGACCCCCATCATCACCCAGAGCAGCAATGGTCCTTGTCCTCTCCTGGCCATCATGAACATCCTCTTTCTTCAGTGGAAG GTGAAGCTGCCTCCTCAGAAGGAAGTAATCACATCAGATGAGCTCCTCACACATCTTG GAAACTGCCTTCTGTCCATCAAACCGCAAGAGAAATCTGAGGGCCTTCAACTTAACTTTCAGCAG AATGTAGACGATGCAATGACGGTGCTTCCTAAACTGGCCACAGGTCTGGACGTCAATGTGCGGTTCACGGGCGTCTCAGACTTTGAGTACACACCGGAGTGCAGCATCTTTGACTTGCTGGGGATACCTCTATACCACGGCTGGCTTGTGGATCCACAG AGTCCTGAGGCTGTGAGTGCTGTTGGGAAACTGAGTTACAACCAGCTGGTAGAGAAGATAATCACCTGTAAACACTCTAGTGACTCCAACCTTGTAACAGAAG GCTTGATTGCGGAGCAGTTCCTGGAGACCACTGCAGCACAGCTGACCTACCATGGGCTATGCGAGCTCACGGCAGCTGCTAAGGAAGATGAACTTAGTGTCTTTTTTCGAAACAACCACTTTAGCACGATGACTAAGCACAAG AGTCATCTGTACCTACTGGTCACTGACCAAGGTTTTCTACAGGAGGAGCAGGTGGTGTGGGAGAGCTTGCACAACGTAGATGGTGACAGCTGCTTTTGTGACTCTGACTTCCACCTAAGTCATTCCCTAGGCAAAAGCCATGGAGCAGAAGGTGGGAGTGGTTCTCCAGAAAAGCAGCTGCAGGTGGACCAG GACTACCTTATTGCCTTAtccctgcagcagcagcagccgcaaGGCATGCTGGGCCTTAGTGACCTGGAACTGGCCCAACAGCTTCAACAGGAAGAGTATCAACAACAGCAAGCAGTTCAACCTGTGCGAACAAGGGCGCCATCGCCCCAG GGGAGAGGAGCCACATCCGGACGCCCAGCTGGAGAGCGGCGACAGAGGTCAAAGACTGAGTCAGACTGTGTTCTGCTCTGA
- the Anxa9 gene encoding annexin A9: MSVSCGPLGTSLTQEILSSLGLADKTAAWGTLGTLRTFLSFSVDKDVQRLLRAITGQGVDHGTIVDVLTNRSREQRQLISRAFQERTKQDLLKSLQAALSGNLEKIVVALLQPAAQFDAQELRTALKTPGSAEDIALEILATRAAPQLQECLAVYKHDFQVEAEEDIRTETNGILQDLLLALSKGGRESYSGIIDYNLEDQDVQALQQTGESSTAGQWVLLFTQRSPQHLIRVFDQYWRCTGQELEDAIRSCFHGDAQLALINLASMMRNTALFFANKLHQALQETEPNFQVLMRVLISRSESDLLSIRAEFKKKFGKSLYSSLQDAVRGDCRSALLALCRAEDI; encoded by the exons ATGTCTGTGAGCTGTGGACCACTGGGAACATCTCTGACTCAGGAGATCCTCAGCTCCCTGGGTCTTGCCGACAAG ACTGCAGCCTGGGGGACTCTGGGCACCCTCAGGACGTTCTTGAGCTTCAGTGTGGACAAAGATGTACAAAGACTGCTAAGGGCTATTACAGGCCAAG GTGTGGACCATGGTACCATTGTGGATGTACTGACCAATCGGAGCAGAGAGCAAAGACAGCTCATTTCTCGAGCCTTCCAAGAGCGCACCAAACAG GATCTATTGAAGTCCTTGCAGGCAGCACTCTCTGGCAACCTGGAGAAGATTGTGGTGGCTCTCCTACAGCCTGCAGCCCAATTTGATGCCCAGGAATTGAGGACAGCCTTGAAG acccctggttctgctgaggATATAGCCTTGGAAATCCTAGCCACCCGAGCAGCACCCCAACTGCAGGAGTGCCTGGCAGTGTATAAGCATG attTCCaggtggaggctgaggaagaTATCAGGACTGAGACCAATGGCATCCTGCAGGACCTGCTTCTGGCCCTGAGCAAG GGAGGCCGTGAGAGCTACTCTGGAATCATTGACTACAACTTGGAAGACCAAGATGTCCAG gCACTCCAGCAGACAGGAGAATCCAGTACAGCAGGTCAATGGGTCCTGCTCTTCACACAACGCAGTCCTCAACACCTCATCCGAG TGTTTGATCAGTACTGGAGATGCACTGGCCAAGAACTGGAGGATGCTATCCGGAGCTGTTTCCATGGAGATGCCCAGCTGGCTCTGATCAACCTAG CTTCCATGATGAGAAACACAGCGTTGTTCTTTGCTAACAAGCTCCACCAAGCCCTTCAG GAAACTGAGCCCAATTTCCAAGTGCTGATGCGGGTCCTTATCTCCCGAAGCGAGAGTGACCTTCTAAGCATTCGGGCTGAGTTCAAGAAGAAATTTGGGAAGTCTCTCTATTCTTCTCTCCAG GATGCAGTCAGAGGGGATTGTCGGTCAGCACTTCTGGCTCTGTGTAGAGCTGAAGATATCTGA